The Impatiens glandulifera chromosome 8, dImpGla2.1, whole genome shotgun sequence genome includes a window with the following:
- the LOC124912846 gene encoding metalloendoproteinase 2-MMP-like, translated as MVKTCILFHVYVLILVLLFLIVEASSSNSNDKTSPNSLFVKHFLGSKRGDTVEGLGQVRKYLSKYGYLGPSMAGRYQRSPDTFNDSNVFDHDLRKGITKFQLFFNINVSGILDEETLSIMVKPRCSLPDLVNGTPIKHGIKLVRNPINSSYYEFLPSPKWSKFNLTWYKYSESRPESISPLTFAFKTWKDNSKFNFVRASSYGGSDVTIHFGNANTTNIRNFKDFSIAYTTNLPDPNIYFNVKIPWVVGDSPDGYDIETTAVHEIGHILGLAHTSVQEAVMFPTASMGKIKRNLHNDDIAGITALYP; from the coding sequence atggttaaaacttGTATTCTCTTTCATGTGTATGTGTTGATCTTGGTCTTGTTGTTTCTAATAGTTGAAGCATCATCATCTAATTCCAATGATAAAACATCACCTAATTCTTTGTTTGTGAAACATTTTCTGGGCTCCAAGAGAGGCGATACAGTTGAGGGACTTGGACAAGTAAGGAAGTACCTTTCGAAATACGGTTATCTCGGTCCCTCCATGGCTGGTCGCTACCAAAGGAGTCCCGACACATTTAATGACTCGAATGTTTTTGATCACGACTTGAGAAAAGGTATCACGAAGTTTCAACTCttctttaatataaatgtttCGGGGATTTTAGACGAGGAGACATTGTCAATAATGGTGAAGCCTCGGTGTAGCTTACCTGATTTGGTCAATGGAACTCCCATCAAGCACGGGATAAAGTTAGTCCGGAACCCGATTAATAGTTCGTACTACGAGTTTCTACCATCACCAAAGTGGTCCAAGTTCAATTTAACCTGGTACAAATATTCCGAATCGCGACCAGAATCTATTTCACCCCTTACTTTTGCATTTAAGACTTGGAAAGATAACTCAAAGTTTAACTTTGTGAGAGCTTCTTCGTATGGAGGTTCGGATGTGACGATACATTTTGGTAATGCCAACACAACTAATATTCGCAACTTCAAAGATTTCTCAATAGCTTATACAACAAATCTACCAGATCCAAATATCTATTTCAACGTAAAGATTCCTTGGGTGGTCGGGGACTCCCCTGATGGATATGACATTGAAACAACTGCCGTGCATGAGATCGGACACATCCTTGGTCTAGCCCACACTTCGGTTCAAGAAGCCGTAATGTTTCCAACTGCATCCATGGgcaaaataaaaagaaacttACACAATGATGACATTGCCGGAATTACGGCATTGTATCCTTAA